From Shewanella psychrophila, a single genomic window includes:
- a CDS encoding ROK family protein — translation MQTITVDIGGTKALFEMHFGDRTEQYKIPTGEGFGIESLTKQLYELESDYGLVDYRLAIAVPGLVNNNQLISSKSLPCLNGLSREDLHTQAKTILLSNDIDAGMHAVLNPKHDCELLIMCGTGIGMAISINGKIFSGASGFAGELGHCRVMTESGEFGLEQLASGDSIRVRGLKNPKDLNRAGRYLGMGIAWAINLFNPNRIWLAGGMMNSSDYYLGCVSSLKDMALTAPLSEVKIARVDDMETLVCRGLKVLLDK, via the coding sequence ATGCAAACGATTACGGTGGATATAGGTGGAACCAAGGCATTATTTGAGATGCATTTTGGGGACAGAACCGAGCAATATAAGATCCCTACTGGCGAAGGCTTTGGTATAGAGAGTTTAACTAAGCAATTGTATGAGTTGGAATCAGACTATGGACTGGTGGATTATCGGCTCGCCATCGCAGTGCCTGGTTTAGTAAACAATAACCAGCTGATTTCGAGTAAGTCGCTGCCTTGTTTGAATGGCTTATCACGAGAAGATCTACACACCCAGGCTAAGACTATTCTGTTGAGTAATGATATCGATGCAGGTATGCACGCTGTGTTAAATCCTAAGCACGATTGTGAGTTATTGATCATGTGTGGCACCGGGATCGGAATGGCGATATCAATCAATGGGAAAATCTTCTCCGGTGCGAGTGGCTTTGCTGGTGAGCTGGGACATTGTCGGGTAATGACCGAATCAGGAGAGTTCGGTTTGGAGCAACTCGCCAGTGGTGACTCGATTAGAGTTCGTGGGCTCAAGAATCCGAAAGATCTCAACCGTGCAGGCAGATACTTGGGAATGGGGATTGCGTGGGCAATAAACTTGTTTAACCCCAATCGCATCTGGCTAGCTGGTGGCATGATGAACAGTTCAGATTACTACCTTGGGTGTGTCAGTTCACTCAAAGATATGGCGTTAACTGCACCGCTCTCAGAAGTTAAAATAGCTCGTGTCGATGATATGGAAACCTTAGTCTGCCGCGGATTAAAGGTGCTGTTGGATAAGTAG
- a CDS encoding MFS transporter: METKMPFNVWVLTLAQAFAMSAAPMMMLLGGIIGVELAPTPILATLPIASMVVGVAISILPVTLLMRMFGRKKVFIGGSVLAGVAGLVAAYAAQEHNFELFCLSGILLGAAGAIIQQYRFAAMESVVPELGAKATSRVLLGGLVAAFLGPELAVLGGELIETPYVGAFLFLTMVSLLAGVTLCFYREDRNALSQASTETLGDMRPLSSILNQEQIWVAIAGAMIGFAMMSFVMTATPLHMHHIEHHSLADTKWVIQSHIIAMYLPSLFTGYLVAKLGVSKMMLTGLLAYLVTIVTALMGNDVLNYWAALVLLGLGWNLLFVGGTVLLPRCYRANERFKVQAFNDTLVFGSQAIASLSAGWVIHQLGWQVLLIICIPFIGIQLILMAWWKFNQSKLLSVKVSE, from the coding sequence ATGGAAACAAAAATGCCATTTAATGTCTGGGTGCTTACTTTAGCGCAGGCCTTTGCCATGAGCGCCGCACCTATGATGATGCTATTGGGAGGGATTATCGGTGTCGAACTCGCTCCTACCCCCATATTAGCGACTCTGCCCATAGCATCTATGGTGGTCGGTGTTGCCATCTCTATTTTGCCTGTAACTTTACTGATGCGCATGTTTGGTCGGAAAAAAGTGTTTATCGGTGGCTCGGTATTGGCGGGTGTAGCTGGATTGGTTGCGGCCTATGCGGCCCAAGAGCACAACTTTGAACTCTTTTGTTTAAGCGGCATTCTACTGGGGGCTGCAGGCGCAATTATCCAGCAATACCGCTTCGCGGCGATGGAGTCTGTAGTGCCTGAATTGGGTGCTAAGGCCACATCGAGAGTCTTGTTAGGCGGCTTGGTCGCGGCATTTCTGGGCCCTGAGCTTGCAGTGCTGGGTGGCGAGTTAATCGAGACTCCCTATGTCGGAGCTTTTCTGTTTTTGACCATGGTGAGTCTGCTTGCCGGGGTGACACTCTGTTTCTATCGAGAGGATAGAAATGCATTATCTCAAGCTAGTACTGAGACTCTGGGAGATATGAGGCCGTTAAGTAGCATATTGAATCAAGAGCAGATCTGGGTTGCGATTGCCGGTGCCATGATAGGTTTTGCCATGATGAGTTTCGTGATGACGGCGACGCCTCTGCATATGCATCATATAGAACATCACTCTTTAGCCGATACTAAATGGGTGATTCAGAGCCATATCATTGCCATGTATTTACCGTCTCTGTTTACCGGTTATCTGGTGGCAAAATTGGGTGTGTCTAAAATGATGCTCACGGGTTTATTGGCTTACTTGGTTACCATAGTGACCGCCTTAATGGGCAATGATGTGCTCAACTATTGGGCCGCTCTGGTGTTGCTTGGCTTAGGCTGGAATCTGTTATTTGTGGGGGGAACTGTGTTGCTGCCCCGTTGTTATCGCGCCAATGAGCGCTTTAAGGTCCAAGCATTCAATGACACCTTGGTATTTGGCTCCCAAGCGATAGCATCTCTCAGTGCCGGTTGGGTCATACATCAATTGGGTTGGCAAGTGCTACTCATTATCTGCATTCCGTTTATCGGAATTCAGTTGATCTTGATGGCTTGGTGGAAATTCAACCAAAGCAAACTCTTAAGTGTGAAGGTGAGTGAATAA